ttcaataatacaaccgataaaaatcacttggaaaagtgatgaccctgtatgggtggagcagtagccccttactaaggaaaaattggaggctgcgtatgcattagttaaggaacagttagatgctggacatatcattgcttccacttcaccttggaactcacctatatttgttattaaaaagaagtcaggaaaatggaggctattacaggatcttaaagctgtaaataaaaccatgcttctcatggcaacaacacagcctggcttgcttgcccctgtggcaattcctaaacattggcacttaattgtggttgacttgagggattgtttcttcaccatccCTTTGCATCCCgcggacagtcctcgctttgctttcagtgttccttcagaaaatcttaaggaaccttatcagagatttCAGTGGGCGGTATTGCCtaaaggaatggccaatagccctactatatgtcaaatttatttGTCTTTGGCTCTAGCTCCAGtttgaaaagcttttccaggtgtttatataattcactacatggatgatatattaatggctgctaaatataaaaaacttgtttttgatgccttttctaatttacaagaggttcttagcctggctaatttacagacaGCCCGcaaaaaggtacaggtatcttttccctatcattattgaggtcatgaattgttatgcACAGGCATATGCCCACAAAAAATTACTCTGCGTacggatcagctacgcacacttaatgatttccaaacctttctgggggATATTCAGTGGCTTcggtccactttaaaaattccaacaggtcagcttcgcccttTGTATGGTGTCTTAAAGGGCAACCCTGACCCTTTATCTCCCCgcaaattaacagctgaagggcgTGTAGCCCTACAGCgagtgcaagaggccctggagcaggctcacgtgcagtatatagatctttcttctcccttattgtatttgatattttgttttactcattcacctactggagtgttttggcaaacaggtcctattttttgggtacattccccagtttctccagcaaaaatcatcactccttatccacaggctgttgctcagattatatttaagggaatcaagatcagtgttcaaacttttggtaaggtgccagatattgtggtgaccccatacacccagtctcaaatagcatggttgcaagctaatgataatgattggatcATATTGACATGTTCCATGCAGGgtcggtttgatactcactatccctccaatgatgtgtgtcaattttttaaattgcatcctgttatatttcccaagatagtacaaatgactcctattcctcaggcccgtgtggtatttactgatggcacttcacgtggttttgctgtggtggtttctggtaacgtagtaaagagaataaaagtccagggcacttctgcccaggtggcagaggtacaggcgctgttgcttgctttacagatgttttctgatgagcttgtaaatatttatactgatagccaatatgtggcacatgccattattcCTTTAGAGACGACAGCCTACATACCATtcaacgttatcatcttaatgctggatctctctgtcatcatacaggcataacccgggaacactgtgacctgtttagagattttttttccatctgaacatGCTTTACTGAGTATCtctaaccttttctgtctgcatggacAAAACCTTAAACCAACCACTCAGCTCAGCTCATGGTACATTGGCGGCTCAAGCACACAAGCAGCTGCCAGGAGACACATCTCCGTGCCATGCcggcatgagagacatgagactaggaagctgcGTGTGACTCCATTATTGTATatttagaaccttttttaagcttttctctctatatataaacatacacatacacatacatacacacacacacacacacacacacacacacacacacacgcacgcacacgcacacacacacacacacacacacacacacacacgcacacacgcacacacacacacagggccccACATTGCGCACCATTTGTAAGTAGAATTTTATGTCCCACCagacagttcccaaataaccacacagagactttttattaattatgaattcatggcctatagcttaggcttgtttataACTATAACTTAAATCTATAACTTAAGCCCataactaaaattaacccatatttctttccTATGTTCTACCAAGTGGCTCTGTACTTTTCCTCTGTATAatatgttcatcttgcttctctccccatctcctggagactccacccttcttctcaaCATTCTCTTTGCCCTGATAattctgcccagctattggctgaTAGCTTTTTATTGAACCAATGCAAGTGACATTTCTTCACATtgtgcaaaaagattattccacaacacaccaggagagacacacaggcagactctgctgccttctcttcctctcctcaccctcctcttccttcctctcttcagacTCTGGATCTAAAGTCACTACTGGAATACAATGGCAAGAACAGGCAGGTTGGGATAGAGTGGAGAGATGCTTCTCTTTAAAGCAGAGGTGCTGGCCTGCAAGCACCACACAGACTCCCACAGAGACCAGGCTCCTGTGTTCACCTGCAGGGGGCGGCTCAGAAATCTCACCTGTAAATAGACACTTTGCCTTTTCACTCAGGATCCTATCTTCACGATGCGGTGCTTACACTCAGACTCCTAGTTTTCTCCCAGATGATCATCTGTGGCTCCAGGTGGTTGTAATAATAAAGCAGAATAATGATAATAGTGTAGTAGTAGAAGTTACACAATCCATGGCACTCTCCCTCTGACATTTTCTCACACTTTATAAGCTCATGAGATGAGGGAGATGAATGTTACAGGCCTGTGGGACCCTGAACCTGATAAAAGTTGGCTTCTGAGTTTCTCAGGCCTGTGCAGTGTGGACACTGGGCAGAGGATAAttctcatggcagtggtacaCACGGGGGATTCAAGGTTTCATCCCTGTTCAGTAGTgtggagaaaaattaaatttataaatatcttcTTTCTGTGGATTTTGAGTTGATGTCTTCAAATCCCAGCCACACGGAACTCAAGTAGAAAGTGAAAGCAGAGGAGAGTGGGATTCCAGCACGGAGAGTCACAGATAACACAGGGTCAAAAGTGCTTGACCAGAGCTGTGAAAACTCCAGTCACCTCCCGATGCAGGTGTCCACGGCAGCCCCACACCCTCACCAGGACCCCGACAGCACCTGTTTCCGTGAACATTCATTTCAAGTGCTGTGTGTATTTTATCTGGAAACTTCGTGCTCTTGGGTTTCATCCTGACTAACCTGAGGAGACAGTTGTCCTTAGGCGgctcagagacaccatgacacacaGCGCTCCGTCCAGCAGCACAGGGTTCAGCAAAGTCTCAGTCCCCAGGCGGTGAGGTCTGGGTGgaagcccagggctggggatCCCCAGGTTCCCAgtttcacttctccagctcctgacctGTGTCAGGTCCTTCTGCCCGGACACTGATGACAACTGTCCTCTTCTCACCCCCATTGGGTGCCGAGATCCCGGAGAACCAATCAGCGTCGCCGCGGTCACGGGTTATAAAGTCCACGCAGCCCGCGGAACTCAGAGGCCCCAGATCCGAGATGGGGCGATGGCTCCGCGcacgctgctcctgctgctggcgGCCGCCCTGGCCCCGACCGGGACCCGCGCGGGTGAGTGCGGGGTCGGGAGGGAAACGACTCTGCGGGGAGGGCGGGGGCGGCCCCGGGGAAGCCGCGTCCCCGCGTCGCCCAGCCAGACCCTCCCGCCCTTCTCCACCGCGTCCCGAGCCCCGCGCCCTGCTCCCCTCCCGGCCCGCGCACCCGCCCGGGGTCCCGGGACGAGGGTCGGGGTCTCACCGCGCGCCGCCCCCAGGCTCGCACTCGCTGCGGTATTTCCACACCATCGTGTCCCGGCCCGGCCTCGGGGAGCCCCGGTTCATCTCTGTCGGCTACGTGGACAACACGCAGTTCGTGCGCTTCGACAGCGATGCGGAGACTCCGAGGATGGAGCCGCGGGCGCCGTGGATGGAGCGGGAGGGGCCGGAGTATTGGGAGGAGGAGACGCGGAACGCCAAGATCACAGAGCAGACTTTCCGAGTTGGCCTGAGGATCCTGCTCGGCTACTACAACCAGAGCGAGGGCGGTGAGTGACGCGGGTCGGAGGTCACGACACCTCCGCGTCCCTACGTCCGGGCCGGAGTCGCCCCGGGTCCCGGGTCCGAGGTTCGGGAGGAGAGTCGGGGAGCGGTAGCCGGTTTCCCTTTCGGTTTAGGGGAGTCCGCGGGTGGGCGGGGCCGCGGGGCGGGTGGGTGGGGCTGACGGCAGGTGGGCGGGGCTGACCGCGGGGTCCCCGCAGGCTCTCACACCATCCAGTGGATGTACGGCTGTGACTTGGGGTCGGATGGGCGCCTCCTCCGCGGGTACAATCAGCACGCCTATGACGGCCGCGATTACCTCGCCCTGAACGACGACCTGACGACGTGGACGGCGGCGGACACGGCGGCGCAGATCACCTGGCGCAAGTGGGAGCAGGctggtgaggcagagagacacagggcCTACCTGGAGGGCCGCTGCGTGGAGTCGCTGTGCAGATACCTGGAGATCGGGAAGGACGCGCTGCAGCGCACAGGTGCAGGGCCGCGggcagctcctccctctgccctcggGCTGGGCTCGGTcctgaggaagaagaaacccCTCAGCTGGGGTCATGCCCCTGTCTCAGGGCAGACAGTGTCCCTGGGTCTCCTGATCCAGCATGGCAGGGACCGCACTGATCCCCAGGCTCAGCCTTCTCCCTGGACAGCTGCAAATCTgtctcagaggagggagaggagatccCGACCTAACCACAGTGGCTCCTGCAGTCTGCAGCCGCTGTCAGCCATGGCCTCTCCAGGCCGGGGTCTCTGCCCACACCAAGGTCTGTGGAAACTGAGTCCTGTCATCTGAGTGTGTCAGCCTTACACGCCAGGACCGGAAGTCTCCTTTACCTGATGGGAGACATGGACGCCCCTACCCTAGGCTGGTTCCAcagtttctagaactttccaaagAATACATTCTCCCAGATTCCTGTGGGTGAGGTTTACATCCCTCCCACACCCCAACTCTGTCTATTCCTAGAATGGCCATGTGAGCACTTATGGGGTGCCCTGGTGAATACTAAATTGTGgggggctttttcttttctttctttcttctttttttttttttttttttttttttgtaagatgtCATTTTGCTTTTAGTCAGTTTTTTTTATCCCCCTCACTGGGGTGatactgtttctctctctccctctcattttaTCATCTGTATCAGTCTCCACAGGAGCCAGGGGGAACTGCTAATCTGGATAATTAGACAAGTCAGTGTTTCCTTTACACTAGAAAGGCTCCTGTGAGCTTAGACTATTTCCTGGCATATTAACATCCAGAGCCCTCCTGTTCTCCCTCAGTCCCAACAAGTCACAGTGTTGCTCAGTGGATTAGGAATTgaacttcctcagagacagggtcttctgcagCTCCAGGACAGGAGTGACAGGGACGATCCACACacctctgtgagcactgctgTGTCCCAGGGAGTGCTGCCCTGGGCTCCACAGCACACTTCCAGGGGTCCTGGTGACAATACCTTGTATCTTGTCCCCCCAGAGGCAGGGCTTGGGGACTCATTTTCTCTGGCTGAGTGTCAGAGGTTCACCACATTTCTGCTGCATTTGGTGATGGCTGTTCACTTGGACAGACAGTTATGCTGGTGAGCATAACTGTAAATGTGCAGTTCTGTGATGAGGGGACCAGCTCTCCCTGAGATCACTAGTGTGATGACAGAATTGTCCAAACAGACACAGTTCAGTGTCATCATTGGTTTAACATTGTATTTgcagatttcagtttatcttgttAATTGAGGGATTTATTAATTCGTCCTCACAGATCCCCCAAAGACACATGTGACCCATCACCCCACACTGAAAGGAGAAGGCACCCTGAGGTGCTGGGCTCTGGGCTTCTACCCTGCTGAGATCTCCATAACCtggcagagggatggggaggaacagactcaggacatGGAGCTGGTGGAGACCAGaccttctggggatggaaccttccagaagtgggcagctgtggtggttcCTGCTGGGGAGGAGAAGAATTACACATGTCATGTGCACCATGAGGGTCTTCCTGAGCCCCTCACCCTGACATGGGGTAAGGAGGGTGTGGGTGCAGAGCTGGGGTCAGGGGAAGCTGGAACCTTCTATAGACCCTGATCAGGGTCAAGGCTGAGACCTGGGGTCATGACCCTCACCTTcccctcctgtccttcccttccaGAGCCTCCTCAGTCCACTGTCCCCATCATGGCAAACATTACTGTTCAGGTTCTCATTGGAGCTTTGGCCATCATTGGAGCTGTGGCCATCACTGGAGCTGTGGTGGCTGTTGTGAAGATGAGGAGAAACACaggtaggaaagggcaggtctggtTCTCTCTCAGCCCCTTTTAGAAGTGTGCTCTGCCTCACTAATGGGAAACATTCACACCCCTCATTGTTCCTGTCTCTGACCTGGGTCTGCTGTCAGTTCTGGAAGCTTCCTAGGGTCAGGGTCTTCCCTGGTCtctcacagcttttcttctcacagGTGGAAAAGGAGGGAACTATACTCCAGCTTCAGGTAAGTGTGGGGAGCAGGATTGTCCCTGAGGCccttggggtgaagctggaataTTTGGGGAGCTCTGCCAACCCATAATACCTCCTCCAGTGAAATCTTCTAGAGCCATGTTTTCACCTTCGTGTGACTATATATAATTTCACCCTAGGCAGGGACAGTGCCCAGAGCTCTGATGTGTCTCTCCCAGGATGTGAAGGTGACACTCTGGGGACTGATTtggggaggggaagtggacatgatTGGGGTTCAGGGACTCCCAGAACCCCCTTTGAGTGAGTGGTGGGTTGTTGGGATGTTGTCTTCACAGTGATTGTTCATGACTCTTGTTTGTAGCGGGAAGACAGCTGCCTGTcctgacagagtgacagagatgTGCTCAGGCCTCTCCTGTGACATCCTGAGCCCCTCAGTTCACTCTCAGCAACAGTGTCTGATGTTCCCTGTGACCCTGTGGGCTCAATGTGAAGAACTGGGGATCGCAGCCCCCCCCTGCACACCAGGACCCTCTCCCTGCACTGCCTGTGGTCCCTTCCACAGCCAACCTTCCTGGTCCAGCAGGCAGGAGGGGACATCTCCATCCTGTCACCTCCATGCTGCCCTGAGCTGCAGCCCCTGACTCCCCACTGAAAATAAGAATCTGAATGTGAACTTGGTTGTTCATGTCCTTGATCTGGCTGGTGGGTTGATGGGTAAATTAAAGGATTGAGATACTTAGAGCTTGTGGAGGAAATAAATGGCATCATGGAGAACCTTCCAGAATCTGTGTTCATTGTGCTGTGTGTATCTGGTGGACAAGATGAGGCTGTGGGAGCTGAGTGTGAACAGGACTGTGCCCAGGTGGAGCTCAGTCCATTGTTGGCTGTGACATGGTCACTCCTTAGCTCTGTCacctcctggctctgttctcttcaTCACTTGAACCACATGCTGAGAGTCTGTGATCACAGGGACACTGGGATGACAGAGCCTTTTCCTGTTCCCAGGATtgtgagcagccagggctgctgtgacaggtcagcctgggctctgacCTGGCCATGGCTCTTCACCGTgtcttctctgtttatttcttgtctttttagttTGTATGGAGGACTAGGCCTGTTCTTGTTCCTGTAAGTGGTGCCTGACTCATTATCCCTTGGGGTCCCTGAGTGACAGCATTAAGAGGTGTTTGTCTATCCTTGTTCTGTCAAGAACAAAGTAGGCCCCTGACTCAGGAGACGGGGCTGAGGACATGAACTTCAGTCTCCTGGGCTCCTGCCTCCTTTCAGGCCCCTCcctgaggttctctccttcttcccatctttcAGAATCTAACCCGGGTTGTAggatgggcagagaggagggatccACAGGTCTCATCTCAGTCTGTCCTGTTGGATCTGTGTTCTGTCCAaggtcccctctccctccctgactCTGGGAATCCTGGTGCTGCCCCCAGTGGTTACTCAGGAATTTACAGGCTGAGTCGACTGGAGATTTATTTAAAAGACATAATCCAgggactgtagagatggctcaggggttaagagcacttgctgctcttgcagaggacccaggtttcagatcccaggacccacaccatggctcacaccatccataactcctgttccatGGCTTCCACTGCCCCTGTGGACGTCAGATAGGCACATGGTACAAACACATAcagccaagaaaaacactcatagacataaaattaaCGAACCTCTTATAAAATAGATTGTGGGAGCACCAGAGATGGAAATTACTTCACCCCTGCTCAAGGTTCCTGCCCCTGCAGTTTTCTCTTCTACTTTTGTGACCTTGAGTCAGGAGCTCCAGGAGTTTAGCTGAGATGTTTGAAGACCAAGAAGGTGACAATCTCTGTCATGATGCAGCCATCTTTGTCTTGTGAGGGATGGTGACTTCCAGTGCCTGGGACCCAGAAAACATTcatactcaataaatgtttgatgaatgaataaaaaataaataggatcATGGATCAAAGACAGAAaggcaggtggggagggagggctttGCTGAGGGGAAGCTCAGGTGACTCTGACCTCAGTGTGAGGGGACCTGGTGCTGCACCCGACACACCAGCATGTGGCCTGAGGTTGTGTTAATCAAGGGAGCTTCTGTAGAAGAGGGAGGTGAGGGTGTGAATTTTCCTCTAGACTGAAACATCCCTGCTGGAGccaggaggagctgaggaggcTCAGGAAACACAAGAAGCTACAGGTTC
This DNA window, taken from Peromyscus maniculatus bairdii isolate BWxNUB_F1_BW_parent chromosome 21, HU_Pman_BW_mat_3.1, whole genome shotgun sequence, encodes the following:
- the LOC143269902 gene encoding H-2 class I histocompatibility antigen, Q10 alpha chain-like isoform X1, which translates into the protein MAPRTLLLLLAAALAPTGTRAGSHSLRYFHTIVSRPGLGEPRFISVGYVDNTQFVRFDSDAETPRMEPRAPWMEREGPEYWEEETRNAKITEQTFRVGLRILLGYYNQSEGGSHTIQWMYGCDLGSDGRLLRGYNQHAYDGRDYLALNDDLTTWTAADTAAQITWRKWEQAGEAERHRAYLEGRCVESLCRYLEIGKDALQRTDPPKTHVTHHPTLKGEGTLRCWALGFYPAEISITWQRDGEEQTQDMELVETRPSGDGTFQKWAAVVVPAGEEKNYTCHVHHEGLPEPLTLTWEPPQSTVPIMANITVQVLIGALAIIGAVAITGAVVAVVKMRRNTGGKGGNYTPASGRDSAQSSDVSLPGCEAGRQLPVLTE
- the LOC143269902 gene encoding H-2 class I histocompatibility antigen, Q10 alpha chain-like isoform X2, which codes for MAPRTLLLLLAAALAPTGTRAGSHSLRYFHTIVSRPGLGEPRFISVGYVDNTQFVRFDSDAETPRMEPRAPWMEREGPEYWEEETRNAKITEQTFRVGLRILLGYYNQSEGGSHTIQWMYGCDLGSDGRLLRGYNQHAYDGRDYLALNDDLTTWTAADTAAQITWRKWEQAGEAERHRAYLEGRCVESLCRYLEIGKDALQRTDPPKTHVTHHPTLKGEGTLRCWALGFYPAEISITWQRDGEEQTQDMELVETRPSGDGTFQKWAAVVVPAGEEKNYTCHVHHEGLPEPLTLTWEPPQSTVPIMANITVQVLIGALAIIGAVAITGAVVAVVKMRRNTGGKGGNYTPASAGRQLPVLTE